A window of the Janthinobacterium agaricidamnosum NBRC 102515 = DSM 9628 genome harbors these coding sequences:
- a CDS encoding cytidine deaminase — translation MNDKDLIAEANAARLSAYTPYSKFKVGAALLCKDGRVFRGCNVENAAYGLCNCAERTAFFSAFAHGCQPGDFARLVVTGDTAEPIAPCGACRQVIFELGGPDLPVLLTNLKNDIMEVTAGWLLPHGFGNADLKM, via the coding sequence ATGAATGACAAGGACTTGATCGCCGAAGCGAACGCGGCGCGTTTGAGCGCCTACACGCCGTACTCGAAATTCAAGGTCGGCGCGGCGCTGCTGTGCAAGGATGGCCGCGTGTTCCGCGGCTGTAACGTCGAGAACGCGGCCTACGGCTTGTGCAATTGCGCCGAACGCACGGCGTTTTTCAGCGCCTTCGCGCATGGCTGCCAGCCGGGCGATTTCGCCAGGCTGGTGGTCACCGGCGACACCGCCGAGCCGATTGCGCCGTGCGGCGCGTGCCGCCAGGTGATATTCGAACTGGGCGGCCCGGACTTGCCGGTGTTGTTGACCAACCTGAAAAACGACATCATGGAAGTGACGGCCGGCTGGCTGTTGCCGCATGGTTTTGGCAACGCCGACCTGAAGATGTAA